The Rattus rattus isolate New Zealand chromosome 1, Rrattus_CSIRO_v1, whole genome shotgun sequence genome includes a region encoding these proteins:
- the Mon2 gene encoding protein MON2 homolog isoform X1 — MKQHSTKVFRDIVNALGSFIQSLFLVPPTGNPAAANQAGNNNAGGPASAPANSGVVGIGAGVTLLPAFEYRGAWIPILTITVQGSAKATYLEMLDKVEPPTIPEGYAMSVAFHCLLDLVRGITTMIEGELGEVETESPTVTEGASSQSSERRDEQSASDHMDQETVSRAVWEEMVSACWCGLLAALSLLLDASTDEAATENILKAELTMAALCGRLGLVTSRDAFITAICKGSLPPHYALTVLNATTAATLSNKSYSIQGQSVMMISPSSESHQQVVAVGQPLAVQPQGTVMLTSKNIQCMRTLLNLAHCHGAVLGTSWQLVLATLQHLVWILGLKPSSGGALKPGRAVEGPSTVLTTAVMTDLPVISNILSRLFESSQYLDDVSLHHLINALCSLSLEAMDMAYGNNKEPSLFAVAKLLETGLVNMHRIEILWRPLTGHLLEVCQHPNSRMREWGAEALTSLIKAGLTFNHEPPLSQNQRLQLLLLNPLKEMSNINHPDIRLKQLECVLQILQSQGDSLGPGWPLVLGVMGAIRNDQGESLIRTAFQCLQLVVTDFLPTMPCSCLQIVVDVAGSFGLHNQELNISLTSIGLLWNISDYFFQRGETIEKELNKEEAAQQKQAEEKGVSLNRPFHPAPPFDCLWLCLYAKLGELCVDPRPAVRKSAGQTLFSTIGAHGTLLQHATWHTVIWKVLFHLLDRVRESSTTADKEKIESGGGNILIHHSRDTAEKQWAETWVLTLAGVARIFNTRRYLLQPLGDFSRAWDVLLDHIQSAALSKNNEVSLAALKSFQEILQIVSPARDSEKPETPVGTVPVPVLIGNISGQGLSRPFVRTDSIGEKLGRCSSEPPVVTDEAEDLKLWWAAWNTWHRTGSESTEPPSTFDELTFIPSQPFLTALIQIFPALYQHIKAGFSMADLQKLGVILHSAVSVPISSDASPFILPSYTEAVLTSLQEAVLTALDVLQKAICVGPENMQIMYPAIFEQLLAFVEFSCKPPQYGQLETKHIANAKHNQIQLFAPAEWVALNYVPFAERSLEVVVDLYQKTACHKAVVNEKVLQSIIKTLRVPLSLKYSCPSESTWKLAVASLLKVLSIGLPVARQHASSGKFDSMWPELASTLEDFLFTKSIPPDNLSIQEFQRNESIDVEVVQLISAEILPYANLIPKAFVAQMMTMLNRGSIHSQPSSFTEAEIDIRLREEFSKMCFETLLQFSFSNKVTTPQEGYISRMALSVLLKRSQDVLHRYIEDERLSGKCPLPRQQVTEIIFVLKAVSTLIDSLKKTQPENVDGNTWAQVIALYPTLVECITCSSSDVCSALKEALVPFKDFMQPPASKVQNGES, encoded by the exons GGAACAACAATGCTGGTGGCCCAGCCTCAGCACCAGCTAACTCAGGGGTGGTGGGCATTGGTGCAGGTGTCACTCTGCTGCCAGCGTTTGAGTACCGAGGAGCTTGGATACCTATCCTGACGATTACAGTTCAAGGCAGTGCTAAAGCCACCTA CCTAGAGATGCTGGACAAAGTTGAACCCCCAACTATACCAGAAGGCTATGCCATGTCCGTGGCGTTCCACTGTCTGTTGGATCTTGTCCGAGGAATCACCACTATGATAGAAGGAGAGTTAGGAGAGGTAGAAACAGAGAGTCCCACTGTCACGGAAGGAGCATCTTCACAGTCATCAGAACGGCGAGATGAGCAGTCCGCATCAGACCACATGGATCAGGAAACAG TAAGCAGAGCTGTTTGGGAAGAGATGGTGAGCGCTTGCTGGTGTGGTCTCCTTGCTGCACTCTCACTTCTACTTGATGCCAG CACAGATGAGGCTGCCACGGAGAACATTTTGAAGGCTGAACTGACCATGGCTGCTCTCTGTGGAAGACTGGGCCTTGTAACTTCAAGAGATGCCTTTATAACTGCAATATGCAAGGGCTCCTTGCCTCCACATTATGCTCTGACTGTGCTGAACGCCACCACTGCAGCTACACTCTCCAACAAAT CATATTCTATCCAGGGCCAAAGTGTTATGATGATCAGCCCATCCAGCGAGTCTCACCAGCAAGTTGTGGCCGTGGGTCAGCCTCTCGCAGTGCAGCCTCAAGGAACAGTGATG CTGACTTCCAAAAATATCCAGTGCATGAGGACGCTACTTAACCTGGCACACTGTCATGGTGCTGTTCTCGGAACATCATGGCAACTTGTTTTGGCAACCCTTCAG CATCTTGTGTGGATTCTGGGGCTAAAGCCTAGTAGTGGTGGTGCCTTGAAGCCTGGCAGAGCGGTGGAAGGGCCCAGTACA GTTCTGACAACAGCCGTGATGACAGATCTGCCAGTGATTTCCAACATCCTTTCTAGACTGTTTGAAAGCTCACA gtATCTTGATGACGTATCTTTGCATCATTTAATAAATGCACTTTGTTCCTTATCTCTAGAAGCAATGGATATGGCCTATGGAAATAATAAG GAACCATCTCTCTTTGCTGTTGCCAAGCTGTTAGAAACTGGTCTAGTTAATATGCACAGGATAGAGATTTTATGGAGACCTCTGACTGGCCATCTGCTTGAG GTCTGCCAGCATCCAAACTCTCGGATGAGAGAATGGGGAGCAGAAGCTTTGACGTCGCTCATTAAAGCTGGGCTGACATTTAACCATGAGCCTCCACTTTCACAGAACCAG AGACTACAGCTGCTTTTGTTGAACCCATTAAAAGAGATGTCCAATATTAACCATCCAGATATTCGACTCAAGCAATTAGAATGTGTGTTGCAGATTCTGCAGAGCCAGGGAGACAGTCTTGGGCCTGGGTGGCCATTAGTTCTTGGAGTCATGGGAGCAATCAGAAATGATCAAGG agaaTCATTAATAAGAACTGCCTTTCAGTGTCTTCAGTTGGTTGTGACAGATTTTCTACCCACAATGCCTTGTTCTTGCCTACAGATAGTGGTAGATGTTGCAGGTAGCTTTGGACTGCATAACCAAGAACTTAATATTAGTTTAACATCAATAGGCCTATTG TGGAATATTTCAGATTATTTTTTCCAAAGAGGGGAAACTATtgagaaagaattaaataaagaagAGGCAGCTCAGCAGAAGCAGGCCGAGGAGAAAGGGGTGTCTCTGAACCGGCCATTCCACCCCGCACCACCATTTGATTGCTTGTGGTTGTGTCTTTATGCCAAGCTGGGGGAGCTTTGTGTGGACCCCCGCCCCGCTGTGAGGAAGAGCGCAGGGCAAACTCTGTTCTCCACGATTGGTGCGCACGGAACCCTGCTGCAGCACGCCACCTGGCACACTGTTATTTGGAAG gtgCTCTTTCATCTACTGGACCGAGTTCGAGAATCTTCTACAACTGCAGACAAAGAAAAGATTGAGTCTGGAggtggaaatattttaattcatcaTTCAAGAGACACGGCAGAGAAACAGTGGGCTGAGACCTGGGTATTGACATTGGCTGGAGTAGCAAGGATCTTTAACACCAGAAGATACTTACTGCAGCCTCTAG GAGACTTTTCAAGAGCTTGGGACGTTCTTCTTGACCACATTCAGTCAGCTGCACTCAGTAAAAACAATGAAGTGTCCCTGGCCGCTCTGAAAAGCTTCCAGGAAATCTTACAGATTGTGTCCCCTGCCCGAGACTCAGAGAAGCCCGAGACACCTGTAGGtactgtgcctgtgcctgtcctTATAGGGAACATTTCAGGCCAGGGCCTGAGCAGGCCGTTTGTGAGAACagattccattggagaaaaaCTTGGAAGATGCAGCTCTGAGCCGCCCGTGGTGACTGACGAGGCTGAAGATCTGAAGCTCTGGTGGGCTGCCTGGAACACCTGGCACAGAACTGGGTCTGAAAGCACAGAGCCCCCCAGCACTTTTGATGAGCTGACCTTCATCCCCAGCCAGCCTTTCCTTACAGCCTTAATTCAGATCTTCCCGGCCCTGTACCAGCACATAAAGGCTGGCTTCAGCATGGCTGACTTGCAGAAGCTGGGCGTCATCCTGCACAGCGCGGTGTCGGTCCCCATCAGTTCCGATGCGTCTCCTTTCATTCTGCCGTCTTACACGGAAGCCGTCCTCACAAGTCTGCAGGAGGCTGTACTTACCGCCTTAGACGTGCTCCAGAAG GCCATCTGCGTTGGACCAGAGAACATGCAGATAATGTACCCCGCTATATTTGAGCAGTTACTGGCATTTGTAGAGTTCTCCTGTAAACCTCCACAGTATGGACAGCTGGAGACAAAGCACATTGCAAATGCAAAACACAACCAG ATCCAACTATTTGCACCG GCGGAATGGGTGGCCTTGAACTACGTACCATTCGCTGAGAGGTCTTTAGAAGTAGTTGTGGATTTGTACCAAAAAACGGCCTGTCATAAAGCAGTGGTGAACGAGAAAGTCCTCCAGAGTATTATTAAG ACTCTCAGGGTTCCTCTCAGTTTGAAGTATTCATGCCCTTCTGAAAGCACATGGAAACTAGCGGTAGCCTCTCTCCTCAAAGTGCTTTCTATTGGGCTGCCTGTTGCCCGACAGCACGCTTCCTCTGGGAAATTTGACAGCATGTGGCCAGAATTAGCCAGCACGCTTGAAGACTTCCTCTTTACTAAAAG catACCTCCAGATAATCTCTCTATTcaagaatttcaaagaaatgaaagtatTGATGTTGAA GTTGTTCAGCTCATCAGCGCGGAGATCCTCCCCTATGCCAACCTCATTCCTAAAGCGTTTGTGGCTCAGATGATGACCATGCTCAACAGGGGCTCCATCCATTCCCAGCCGTCCTCCTTTACAG AAGCAGAGATTGACATTCGTTTGAGAGAAGaattttctaaaatgtgttttgaaaCATTACTCCAGTTTTCCTTCAGTAACAAAGTCACAACACCCCAGGAAGGCTACATCTCACGAATGGCACTCTCTGTGCTTTTAAAGAGGTCTCAGGATGTTCTGCATCGCTACATAGAAGATGAGAGGCTGAGTGGAAAATGTCCTCTCCCAAG GCAGCAAGTAACAGAAATCATCTTTGTTCTAAAAGCTGTCAGTACTCTCATTGACTCACTGAAGAAGACTCAGCCTGAGAACG TTGATGGAAATACCTGGGCACAAGTAATTGCCTTATACCCTACGTTAGTAGAGTGCATCACCTGCTCATCCTCAGACGTCTGCTCTGCTCTTAAAGAGGCACTGGTTCCCTTTAAGGACTTCATGCAGCCACCAGCATCCAAAGTTCAAAATGGAGAATCTTGA